The sequence below is a genomic window from Campylobacter ornithocola.
AAAAAAACCACATCACTAATCTTATAAAAATTTTCCAACTCCCCCAAAGTATCTAATAATAAACATTTGGTCTTGAAAAAATTTGCAAAATTATCTTCACTTAAAGTAAAATCTGAAAATTTTTGCATATTATAGTAGTTTTTTTGACAAAAATCTTTTAAAATCCCCTCAACCTCACCAAAACGCTCTGGATGTCTTGGAGCAATAATCAATTTATCATTTTCTTCTAGTTTAATTTCATTAAGCAATAATTGTTCTTCATTTTCATGAGTACTAGCAAATATAATAATCCTACCTTTAGGTTTTGAATAATTTTTTACCTGCTCTTGTCTTATATTTGCTTTAATATTTTTATATGCAATAACATTTCTAGCACCTAAACTTTCTAATCTCTGCTTATCTTTTTGACTTTGTGCAAATACAACATCTATGTATTTAAAAACTAAACGATAAAAAAAACTAAAACGCTCGTAATTTTTTAAAGATCTATCACTAATTCTAGCATTTAATAAAACTACTTTTGCATTATAAAATTTAGCCATAAACACAAGCATAAGCCAAAGTTCTGCTTCAAAAATAACCAAAACTTTACAAGGTCT
It includes:
- the waaA gene encoding lipid IV(A) 3-deoxy-D-manno-octulosonic acid transferase, with the protein product MIFFYYIFAVMIYIITAPFLLVLSFCKEKYKKSLKSRFFLYKNLKQKQGDIYFHACSFGEIKSIASLIKLFPDCKISTITQTGFGEALRYSKKVNFFPFEIFVPFWMRPCKVLVIFEAELWLMLVFMAKFYNAKVVLLNARISDRSLKNYERFSFFYRLVFKYIDVVFAQSQKDKQRLESLGARNVIAYKNIKANIRQEQVKNYSKPKGRIIIFASTHENEEQLLLNEIKLEENDKLIIAPRHPERFGEVEGILKDFCQKNYYNMQKFSDFTLSEDNFANFFKTKCLLLDTLGELENFYKISDVVFLCGSFINNIGGHNPIEAARWNNIIISGKYYFNQESLYQEVDGLYICENVKDINNFLKQKISQAQIKEQSDLSEVILSIKEGLDARKSL